From the genome of Bacteroides sp. MSB163, one region includes:
- the argH gene encoding argininosuccinate lyase: MAQKLWEKSVQVNKDIERFTVGPDREMDLYLAKHDVVGSMAHITMLESIGLLTKEELVLLLEELKNIYATAEKGEFVIEEGVEDVHSQVELMLTRKLGDIGKKIHSGRSRNDQVLLDLKLFTRAQIKEIAEAVEQLFHVLICQSERFKDVLMPGYTHLQIAMPSSFGLWFGAYAESLVDDMLFLQAAFKMCNRNPLGSAAGYGSSFPLNRTMTTCLLGFDSLNYNVVYAQMGRGKMERNVAFALASIAGTISKLAFDACMFNSQNFGFVKLPDDCTTGSSIMPHKKNPDVFELTRAKCNKLQSLPQQIMMIANNLPSGYFRDLQIIKEVFLPAFQELKDCLQMTTYIMNEIKVNEHILDDDKYLLIFSVEEVNRLAREGMPFRDAYKKVGLDIEAGNFSHSKQVHHTHEGSIGNLCNDEISALMQEVVDGFNFHGMEVAEKALLGR; encoded by the coding sequence ATGGCTCAGAAACTTTGGGAGAAATCCGTTCAGGTAAATAAGGATATAGAACGCTTCACGGTAGGACCTGATCGCGAGATGGACCTTTATCTGGCTAAACATGATGTGGTAGGTTCTATGGCTCACATCACCATGCTCGAAAGTATCGGTCTGCTGACGAAGGAAGAGCTGGTTCTTTTGCTTGAAGAACTGAAAAATATCTATGCGACTGCCGAGAAAGGGGAGTTTGTGATAGAAGAAGGAGTGGAAGATGTACACTCGCAGGTAGAATTGATGCTGACGCGTAAATTGGGTGATATAGGTAAGAAGATACATAGTGGTCGTTCGCGCAACGATCAGGTGTTGCTCGATCTGAAACTTTTCACGCGTGCGCAGATTAAGGAGATTGCTGAAGCTGTGGAACAACTGTTTCATGTGCTGATATGCCAGAGTGAGCGTTTTAAAGATGTGCTGATGCCGGGTTATACTCATTTGCAGATAGCTATGCCGTCTTCTTTCGGATTGTGGTTTGGCGCTTATGCCGAGAGTCTGGTGGATGATATGCTCTTTTTGCAGGCAGCATTCAAGATGTGTAATCGCAATCCTTTGGGTTCGGCTGCCGGGTATGGTTCTTCATTCCCATTGAATCGTACGATGACAACATGTTTGTTGGGCTTTGACTCTTTAAACTATAATGTTGTTTATGCCCAGATGGGGCGTGGCAAGATGGAACGTAATGTAGCTTTTGCTTTGGCAAGCATTGCCGGAACTATCTCCAAACTGGCTTTTGATGCTTGTATGTTCAATAGTCAGAACTTCGGTTTCGTGAAGCTGCCTGATGATTGCACGACAGGTTCCAGCATTATGCCCCATAAGAAGAACCCGGATGTCTTTGAACTGACGCGTGCCAAATGCAATAAACTGCAATCATTGCCACAACAGATCATGATGATTGCCAATAATTTGCCGTCCGGCTATTTCCGTGATTTGCAGATTATTAAGGAAGTCTTTTTGCCTGCTTTCCAAGAGTTGAAAGACTGTTTGCAGATGACTACCTATATCATGAATGAAATAAAGGTGAACGAACATATCCTCGACGATGACAAATACCTGCTTATTTTCAGTGTGGAAGAAGTGAACCGCTTGGCACGCGAAGGTATGCCTTTCCGAGATGCTTATAAGAAAGTGGGATTGGACATTGAAGCCGGAAACTTCTCACACAGCAAGCAAGTGCATCACACACATGAGGGAAGTATCGGTAATCTCTGTAACGATGAAATTTCGGCGCTGATGCAGGAAGTGGTAGATGGTTTTAATTTTCATGGAATGGAAGTAGCTGAAAAAGCTTTGCTTGGTCGATAA
- a CDS encoding SRPBCC family protein yields MTKFESGVKTIPASQEAVYEKLSDLNNLEKFKDSLPEDKVKNLSFDSESMMIEVAPVGKIALSIVEKEPCKCIKFATTTSPLPFNLWIQIVPVTETECKLKLTIGLELNPFMKGMVQKPLQEGVEKMADMLSIIPY; encoded by the coding sequence ATGACAAAATTTGAAAGTGGTGTAAAAACTATACCTGCCTCACAGGAGGCTGTTTATGAGAAACTATCTGATTTGAATAATCTGGAGAAGTTTAAAGACAGCTTGCCGGAGGATAAAGTTAAGAATTTGAGTTTTGACTCGGAGAGTATGATGATAGAAGTAGCTCCCGTGGGTAAAATAGCGCTGAGCATAGTAGAGAAAGAACCATGCAAGTGTATTAAGTTTGCCACAACTACTTCACCACTGCCCTTCAATCTGTGGATACAGATTGTTCCCGTAACAGAAACAGAATGTAAACTGAAATTGACCATTGGCTTGGAACTGAATCCTTTCATGAAAGGTATGGTTCAGAAACCTTTGCAAGAAGGGGTGGAAAAGATGGCGGATATGCTGTCGATAATACCCTATTAA
- the pyrE gene encoding orotate phosphoribosyltransferase, translating to MRTLEKLFAEKLLKIKAIKLQPANPFTWASGWKSPFYCDNRKTLSYPSLRNFVKIEITRLILERFGQVDAIAGVATGAIPQGALVADALNLPFVYVRSTPKDHGLENLIEGELRPGMKVVVVEDLISTGGSSLKAVEAIRRDGCEVIGMVAAYTYGFPIAEKAFKDAKVPLVTLTNYEAVLDVALRTGYIEEDDIATLNEWRKDPAHWDAGK from the coding sequence ATGAGAACTTTAGAAAAACTATTCGCAGAGAAGTTGCTGAAGATAAAAGCGATTAAACTACAACCGGCAAATCCCTTTACATGGGCTTCCGGATGGAAATCCCCCTTTTACTGTGATAACCGCAAAACACTTTCTTATCCTTCTTTGCGTAATTTTGTAAAGATTGAGATTACCCGTTTGATATTGGAACGTTTCGGGCAGGTGGATGCAATTGCCGGCGTAGCAACAGGCGCTATCCCTCAGGGAGCTTTAGTTGCCGATGCGCTGAATTTGCCGTTTGTGTATGTACGTTCTACCCCGAAAGACCATGGATTGGAAAACCTGATTGAAGGAGAGCTTCGCCCGGGTATGAAGGTTGTGGTGGTTGAAGACTTGATTTCTACAGGTGGAAGCAGCTTGAAAGCCGTAGAAGCTATTCGTCGCGACGGATGTGAAGTAATCGGTATGGTTGCAGCTTATACCTATGGTTTCCCGATTGCAGAAAAAGCATTCAAGGATGCCAAAGTTCCTTTGGTGACACTGACGAATTATGAAGCGGTTCTGGATGTTGCACTTCGTACGGGTTACATCGAAGAAGATGATATTGCGACGCTGAACGAATGGCGTAAGGACCCTGCACATTGGGATGCTGGAAAGTAA
- a CDS encoding regulatory protein RecX, with the protein MTNITETEALNKVAAYCSTAEHCRAEISEKLQRWGLPYDAIDRILKRLVDEKYIDEERFCRAFVNDKYRFAKWGKVKIAQALQLKKVSYNTCRQFLNEIDEEEYLSILDGLLAAKRKSIHAENEYELNGKLMRFALSRGFEMKDIRHCIQLSDENDDFE; encoded by the coding sequence ATGACGAATATTACTGAAACAGAGGCGCTGAATAAGGTAGCTGCCTATTGCTCTACAGCGGAACATTGCCGTGCTGAGATTTCTGAAAAACTACAGCGTTGGGGATTGCCCTATGATGCCATTGACCGTATTCTCAAGCGGCTGGTAGATGAAAAATATATTGATGAAGAGCGCTTTTGCCGTGCCTTTGTGAATGATAAATATCGCTTTGCCAAATGGGGAAAAGTGAAAATTGCGCAGGCACTGCAATTAAAGAAAGTTTCTTATAATACATGCCGGCAGTTTTTGAATGAAATAGATGAAGAAGAATACTTGTCTATTTTAGATGGTTTGCTGGCTGCCAAAAGGAAAAGCATACATGCGGAGAATGAGTATGAACTGAATGGAAAATTGATGCGTTTTGCCCTGAGTCGGGGTTTTGAAATGAAAGATATTCGTCATTGTATACAACTTTCTGACGAAAATGACGACTTTGAGTGA